One Enterococcus silesiacus genomic window carries:
- a CDS encoding sulfurtransferase, whose translation MDYRVLLYYKYTTIENPEEFAKEHLAFCKSLNLKGRILVATEGINGTLSGTIADTDAYMEAMLADERFKDTYFKIDEVPENAFHKIFVRPRKELVSLSLEEDINPLELTGKYLEPVEFKEALLDENTVVIDARNDYEFDLGHFRGAVRPDIRNFRELPQWIRDNKEQFMDKKVVTYCTGGIRCEKFSGWLIKEGFEDVAQLHGGIAVYGKDPKTRGELWDGKMYVFDERISVEINHVDKKIIGKDWFDGTLCERYINCANPFCNKQILASEENEAKYLGSCSDECRHHPANRYVMRNELSEQEVANRLEAIVH comes from the coding sequence ATGGATTACCGCGTATTACTTTATTATAAATACACGACGATTGAAAACCCCGAAGAATTTGCAAAGGAGCATTTAGCTTTTTGTAAATCATTGAACCTAAAAGGAAGAATTCTAGTTGCAACAGAAGGAATCAACGGCACACTTTCAGGAACGATTGCTGATACGGATGCTTATATGGAAGCAATGTTAGCTGATGAACGTTTTAAAGATACGTATTTCAAAATTGATGAAGTGCCAGAAAATGCATTTCATAAAATATTTGTCCGTCCTAGAAAAGAGCTTGTTTCTTTAAGCTTGGAGGAAGATATTAATCCGTTGGAACTAACTGGGAAATATTTAGAACCAGTTGAGTTTAAAGAAGCGTTACTTGATGAAAATACTGTTGTGATCGATGCGAGAAATGATTATGAATTTGATTTAGGTCATTTTAGAGGAGCCGTTCGTCCAGATATTCGTAACTTTAGAGAATTACCGCAATGGATCAGAGACAATAAAGAGCAATTTATGGATAAAAAAGTGGTTACTTACTGTACTGGTGGTATTCGCTGTGAGAAATTTTCTGGCTGGTTGATCAAAGAAGGTTTTGAAGATGTTGCCCAACTTCATGGCGGTATCGCAGTTTATGGAAAAGATCCTAAGACAAGAGGCGAGTTATGGGATGGCAAAATGTACGTCTTTGATGAGCGAATCAGTGTTGAAATCAATCATGTAGATAAAAAAATCATTGGTAAAGATTGGTTTGACGGCACACTGTGTGAACGTTACATCAATTGTGCCAATCCTTTCTGTAATAAACAAATTTTAGCCTCAGAAGAAAATGAAGCGAAATATCTTGGCAGCTGTTCAGATGAATGTCGCCATCATCCTGCAAATCGCTATGTGATGAGAAATGAACTTTCGGAACAAGAAGTAGCTAATAGACTTGAAGCTATTGTACATTAA
- a CDS encoding glyoxalase, whose product MFTNQIKIMLYVTNVEESSKFWQKIGFVEKERDAVDGTLVVEIAPSESAETMIVLYDLAFIQQHSPEVAGNTPSLMFFADDVIALYKKMKDAGVRVGELVQLPTGLVFNFADNDENYFAVSGQ is encoded by the coding sequence ATGTTTACTAACCAAATCAAAATAATGTTATATGTAACAAACGTAGAGGAATCAAGTAAGTTCTGGCAAAAAATCGGCTTTGTAGAAAAAGAAAGAGATGCTGTCGATGGCACACTTGTTGTGGAGATTGCACCAAGTGAAAGTGCAGAAACAATGATTGTTTTATACGATTTAGCATTTATTCAACAACATTCACCAGAAGTTGCTGGGAATACACCATCATTGATGTTTTTTGCAGACGATGTGATAGCTTTATACAAGAAAATGAAAGATGCTGGTGTAAGAGTAGGAGAATTAGTTCAATTACCAACTGGATTAGTCTTTAACTTTGCTGATAATGATGAGAATTATTTTGCGGTATCTGGACAATAA
- a CDS encoding resolvase produces MEKQQKKKVKKLEKLEEVKIGYIRVSSLDDRQRLSVEIQTEALASCHILFTEKQSGSNNARPILYQTLELAKYLSSKNKHVSLYIYKLDRLTRSMSKLGSLIDELNQHNIKLVSLQENIETDSLTGRLLCLVLGYVAEIELDNIRFRTKEGLRKARENGVKLGKPALTEKKKQQIIDLYQLNSMPVSTIAKRLNISESSIYKTLRNSQVKRRKTKNISLKP; encoded by the coding sequence ATGGAAAAGCAACAGAAAAAGAAAGTAAAGAAACTGGAGAAATTAGAGGAGGTAAAAATCGGATATATTAGAGTTAGTAGCTTGGACGACCGCCAGCGCTTGAGTGTTGAAATTCAAACAGAAGCATTAGCTAGTTGTCATATACTATTTACAGAAAAACAAAGTGGTAGCAACAACGCCCGCCCAATACTTTACCAGACCTTAGAGCTGGCTAAATATCTATCTAGTAAAAATAAGCATGTTTCTCTTTATATTTACAAGCTAGACCGCCTAACAAGAAGCATGAGTAAATTAGGTTCCCTAATTGACGAACTAAATCAACATAATATTAAACTGGTATCACTCCAAGAAAATATCGAGACAGATTCACTCACTGGACGCTTGCTGTGCCTTGTTCTTGGTTACGTAGCCGAGATTGAGCTAGATAATATACGCTTTAGAACCAAAGAAGGACTAAGAAAAGCCAGAGAAAACGGCGTTAAATTAGGGAAACCAGCATTGACCGAAAAGAAAAAACAACAAATTATTGACCTATACCAATTAAATTCAATGCCAGTCAGTACCATAGCAAAACGCCTCAATATTAGTGAGAGTTCTATCTACAAAACACTGCGAAATAGCCAAGTTAAGAGACGAAAGACTAAAAACATTTCTTTAAAACCCTAG
- a CDS encoding MBL fold metallo-hydrolase, which yields MKLTVLVDNNVYIDHYYFGEPALSFYIEDENEKILFDTGYSGVFKKNADLLNIDLSQVTKLALSHGHNDHTGGLNMISSIFTRQKPQIIAHPLTFLPKKEDELIIGSAVTKEDLQVDYDLLLTKEPVKISQNITFLGEIPELVDFEPRKQVGETKLSEVFTPDYVLDDSALVFEGHDGIYIITGCSHSGISNICEYAKQVTGIQTIKSVIGGFHLFEEDLQLDKTIKYFKSNQIASLYPCHCVSFQAKAKIHYQLPIQEVGVGLQLEWK from the coding sequence ATGAAATTAACTGTTTTGGTAGATAATAATGTCTACATTGATCATTACTACTTTGGCGAACCAGCTTTATCTTTTTATATCGAGGATGAAAACGAAAAGATTCTTTTTGATACGGGTTATAGTGGTGTCTTTAAAAAAAATGCTGATTTACTCAACATTGATTTAAGCCAAGTGACAAAGTTAGCCTTATCTCATGGTCACAATGATCATACTGGCGGTTTAAATATGATTTCAAGTATCTTTACCAGACAAAAGCCGCAAATTATTGCACATCCACTAACTTTCTTACCAAAAAAAGAAGACGAGTTGATCATTGGATCTGCAGTAACAAAGGAAGATTTACAAGTAGATTACGATCTACTTCTTACAAAAGAACCAGTTAAGATTTCCCAAAACATCACATTTCTAGGAGAAATACCCGAACTAGTAGATTTTGAACCTCGTAAACAGGTCGGTGAGACAAAATTATCAGAAGTCTTCACACCTGACTATGTTTTAGACGATTCTGCTTTAGTCTTTGAAGGTCATGATGGTATTTATATTATCACTGGTTGTTCTCACAGCGGTATCAGTAATATTTGCGAGTATGCTAAACAAGTGACCGGTATTCAAACAATCAAAAGCGTTATTGGCGGTTTTCATTTGTTTGAAGAAGATTTACAGTTAGACAAAACAATAAAATACTTTAAAAGTAATCAAATAGCCAGTCTATATCCTTGTCACTGCGTTTCATTTCAAGCCAAAGCGAAGATTCACTATCAACTTCCAATCCAAGAAGTTGGTGTAGGATTACAATTAGAATGGAAATAA
- a CDS encoding sodium:dicarboxylate symporter: protein MTTLITVLVVLAFLAVLYVFYRMQAKHYKFSTRVFAALGVGIVLGAIIQFAFGTQDKVTTQAMEWISIVGNGYVAFLQMLVIPLVFVSIVGAFTKMKESKQVGKISFTVLATLLGTTAIAALVGIGTTLLFGLQGAQFTEGTAETARIAELATRQETVENLSIPQQILSFIPKNVFADFAGTRPTSTIGVVIFAAFVGIAYLGIKRKAPKEAEFFANLIDSLYKITMRIVTLVLRLTPYGVLALMTNVVATSDYNAILNLGKFVLASYTALIIVMLVHLVILVAVKVNPVNYLKKSFPVLSFAFTSRSSAGAMPLNIETQTKALGVDDATANFAASFGMSIGQNGCAGVYPAMLATIVAPTVGINVFSLEFILMLVAIVTISSFGVAGVGGGATFASLIVLGAMNLPVAIVGLVISVEPLIDMARTAVNVSDSMVAGIVTSSRIKELDRDVLNDSSLVIEENA from the coding sequence ATGACAACACTCATCACTGTTTTAGTGGTCCTTGCTTTTCTTGCAGTGTTATACGTCTTTTACCGTATGCAAGCAAAACACTATAAGTTTTCAACACGTGTTTTTGCCGCATTAGGTGTTGGTATTGTATTAGGTGCAATTATTCAATTCGCATTCGGTACCCAAGACAAAGTCACAACGCAAGCAATGGAATGGATCAGTATTGTAGGTAATGGATATGTAGCGTTTTTACAAATGCTCGTAATCCCCTTAGTTTTTGTTTCTATTGTAGGAGCATTTACTAAGATGAAAGAATCCAAACAAGTTGGAAAAATCAGCTTTACTGTCCTAGCAACCTTATTAGGGACAACGGCTATAGCAGCTTTGGTTGGAATTGGAACAACATTATTGTTTGGACTACAAGGTGCACAATTTACAGAAGGAACAGCAGAAACGGCACGAATCGCAGAACTTGCGACTCGACAGGAAACCGTTGAAAACCTATCGATTCCTCAACAAATTTTATCTTTTATTCCTAAAAATGTTTTCGCAGATTTTGCTGGTACACGTCCAACAAGTACGATTGGTGTGGTCATTTTTGCAGCATTCGTTGGGATTGCCTATTTAGGTATTAAAAGAAAAGCACCGAAAGAAGCAGAATTTTTTGCAAACTTGATCGACAGTCTTTATAAAATCACGATGCGTATCGTGACATTGGTTTTACGTTTGACTCCTTATGGCGTTTTAGCATTGATGACTAATGTTGTTGCGACAAGTGATTATAATGCGATCCTTAATCTAGGGAAATTTGTATTAGCTTCTTATACCGCATTGATCATTGTAATGCTGGTTCACTTGGTGATCTTAGTAGCAGTCAAAGTAAATCCTGTAAACTATTTGAAAAAATCGTTTCCAGTGTTGAGTTTTGCTTTTACTTCAAGATCGAGTGCAGGAGCAATGCCTTTAAATATTGAAACACAAACAAAAGCTTTAGGTGTTGATGATGCTACAGCCAACTTTGCGGCAAGTTTTGGTATGTCAATTGGACAAAATGGCTGTGCAGGGGTTTATCCTGCTATGTTGGCTACAATAGTTGCCCCAACGGTTGGAATTAACGTCTTTAGTTTAGAATTTATCTTGATGCTCGTTGCAATTGTAACAATCAGTTCGTTTGGTGTAGCTGGTGTCGGCGGTGGAGCAACGTTTGCTTCGTTGATCGTGTTAGGTGCAATGAACTTACCTGTGGCAATTGTTGGCTTGGTCATTTCTGTAGAACCATTGATTGATATGGCTAGAACTGCTGTTAATGTTAGCGACAGTATGGTAGCGGGAATCGTAACTAGTTCGCGGATCAAAGAGTTAGACCGTGATGTATTGAATGATAGTAGTTTAGTTATTGAGGAAAATGCATAA
- a CDS encoding hypothetical protein (ACT domain-containing protein): MRAVLTVIGKDKVGIIAGVSQKLAELDMNIIDVSQTIMDSYFTMMMVLEIAKGKNDFEVIRSELNTLGEKLGVTISIQNEEIFNVMHKL; encoded by the coding sequence ATGCGCGCAGTATTAACTGTAATTGGTAAAGACAAGGTAGGAATCATTGCTGGAGTTAGTCAAAAATTAGCTGAACTGGATATGAATATTATTGATGTGTCACAAACAATCATGGATAGTTATTTTACCATGATGATGGTCTTGGAAATTGCTAAAGGCAAGAATGATTTTGAAGTGATTCGCTCTGAGCTAAATACTTTAGGTGAAAAATTAGGTGTGACAATCAGTATTCAAAATGAAGAAATTTTTAATGTGATGCATAAATTATAA
- a CDS encoding PbsX family transcriptional regulator gives MSTTFNVTKWEEQPANALELEFPVNRVQAEYELDGDLQGKAWVEYLLYYLESNKEDGHLATARISGFLHFEGQYKGKTGTFTAAEKGIFDKGSLDSPGMLIKSSGELHGLTGSYQYDFVGENSKLILDFKDDE, from the coding sequence ATGAGTACGACTTTCAACGTAACAAAATGGGAAGAACAACCAGCTAATGCATTAGAACTCGAATTCCCAGTAAACCGAGTTCAAGCAGAATATGAACTTGACGGGGATCTACAAGGAAAAGCTTGGGTCGAATATCTTCTTTATTATCTAGAAAGCAATAAAGAAGATGGGCACCTTGCGACTGCGAGAATATCAGGATTTCTTCACTTTGAAGGCCAATATAAAGGAAAAACAGGAACCTTTACAGCCGCTGAAAAAGGAATTTTTGACAAAGGATCACTGGATTCACCCGGTATGCTTATTAAAAGTAGTGGAGAGTTACATGGATTGACTGGCTCTTATCAATATGATTTTGTTGGCGAAAATAGTAAGTTGATCCTGGATTTTAAGGACGATGAATAG
- a CDS encoding ABC transporter ATP-binding protein: protein MYQLKKVSKSFTIDNKKEPVLHEITTTFEAGDFALILGASGSGKTTLLNIISGLDTDYGGDIFYEGQNLKSENMDDFHKNEIGFVFQSFNLVSHLSVLENVKSALYLDKMLSPSERTDRAVQLLSKVGLADHANKYPSQLSGGQKQRVAIARALANDPKVIIADEPTGALDSVTAAAIIDLLKQLSNEGTLVITVTHDESLMRYATKILRVRDGRILSDDRIKAPDFKKNQTQKKVASRVSLSIGATLQLVSKNFFSRILRNLLVAFGTSIGITAILLALGIGNGITEVLGDFFQTAYSPNQITSYYQDPERGGPPRASELLKEEEIKKLKELYADEGITEVYERANIAGIRFKYDDKLIEELAPSQMDEANLNKERYKTNTVADGYLLAGTFVTPEESGVVLPASVAREILGLKNSELTKESVEKLISKPITLVYQGRDQSVDNTTIEIETVIQGITSPEEEGFVQGFMASPKTFTDMVKSMGIDKPIYTIDAFAENPEAAETFIEKYKEDPEYENYAITNASSFLDTFKQFTDIIVYLLAFIAGLSLIVAGVMIAVVLYIGVVERTKEIGVLRSIGYKKGYIKRLFRMEAIYIMFLSNVISVAFAYLIQLLANPLIESSIGFNQVIQIAPLNALATLGITGVLGVVFALYPAAKAAKLDPITALRYE, encoded by the coding sequence ATGTATCAATTAAAAAAAGTGTCGAAAAGCTTTACGATCGATAATAAAAAAGAGCCTGTTTTACATGAAATAACGACAACCTTTGAAGCTGGTGATTTTGCCTTGATTTTAGGTGCTAGCGGTAGTGGTAAGACAACCTTGCTAAATATCATCAGTGGGTTGGATACGGATTATGGTGGCGATATTTTTTACGAAGGACAAAACTTAAAATCAGAGAACATGGACGATTTTCACAAAAATGAAATTGGTTTTGTGTTTCAAAGCTTCAATTTAGTTTCCCATCTATCTGTACTTGAAAATGTCAAAAGCGCTCTTTATTTAGATAAAATGTTAAGTCCATCTGAGCGGACAGATCGTGCGGTCCAGCTTTTGAGCAAAGTCGGTTTAGCTGATCACGCTAATAAGTATCCTAGTCAGCTTTCTGGCGGACAAAAACAACGCGTAGCGATTGCTAGAGCGCTTGCAAATGATCCAAAAGTGATCATAGCTGATGAGCCAACTGGAGCGTTGGATTCAGTCACGGCAGCAGCGATCATTGATCTATTGAAGCAACTGAGTAATGAAGGCACATTAGTGATTACAGTTACTCATGATGAAAGTTTGATGCGTTATGCAACGAAGATCTTAAGAGTAAGAGACGGCCGGATATTAAGTGATGACCGAATTAAGGCACCTGATTTCAAAAAAAATCAAACACAGAAAAAAGTTGCATCACGCGTGTCTCTTTCGATTGGTGCTACCTTGCAACTAGTTAGTAAAAACTTTTTTAGTCGGATTTTAAGAAATCTGTTAGTTGCTTTCGGTACATCTATTGGGATCACTGCGATTTTATTGGCTTTAGGTATCGGAAACGGGATTACGGAAGTACTTGGTGACTTTTTCCAAACAGCATATTCTCCAAATCAAATTACCTCTTATTATCAAGATCCAGAACGTGGTGGACCACCAAGGGCCTCTGAACTGCTAAAAGAAGAAGAAATTAAAAAATTAAAGGAGCTTTATGCTGACGAAGGAATCACAGAAGTTTATGAAAGAGCGAATATCGCTGGTATTCGATTTAAATATGATGACAAATTGATTGAAGAGTTAGCACCATCGCAAATGGATGAGGCCAATCTAAACAAGGAACGTTATAAAACGAACACCGTAGCTGATGGTTATTTACTAGCTGGAACTTTTGTAACCCCAGAAGAATCAGGGGTTGTCCTGCCAGCTTCTGTAGCTAGAGAAATACTAGGCTTGAAAAACTCAGAGTTGACAAAAGAAAGTGTCGAAAAGTTAATCTCAAAACCAATTACGTTAGTTTATCAAGGTCGTGATCAGAGCGTTGATAACACGACAATTGAGATAGAAACAGTGATTCAAGGAATTACCTCACCAGAAGAAGAAGGTTTTGTCCAAGGCTTTATGGCATCACCGAAAACATTTACTGACATGGTGAAAAGCATGGGTATCGATAAGCCAATCTATACAATCGATGCATTTGCGGAAAATCCAGAAGCTGCTGAAACGTTTATTGAAAAATACAAAGAAGACCCAGAATACGAAAATTATGCGATCACAAATGCGTCTTCCTTCTTGGACACATTTAAGCAATTTACTGATATTATTGTGTACTTGTTAGCATTCATCGCTGGACTTTCTTTGATCGTTGCAGGGGTAATGATCGCAGTTGTTCTGTATATCGGAGTTGTAGAACGAACCAAAGAGATTGGTGTATTGCGCTCGATCGGATACAAAAAAGGGTATATCAAGCGTCTGTTCAGAATGGAAGCTATTTATATCATGTTTTTATCGAATGTCATTTCAGTAGCGTTTGCCTATCTAATCCAACTGTTAGCTAATCCATTGATTGAATCGAGTATTGGCTTTAATCAGGTGATTCAGATAGCGCCGCTTAATGCTTTAGCTACTTTAGGTATAACAGGTGTCTTAGGTGTGGTTTTCGCTTTATACCCAGCAGCAAAAGCCGCTAAATTAGACCCAATAACCGCTTTACGCTACGAATAA
- a CDS encoding GntR family transcriptional regulator, whose translation MHVNYDGNRPIYQQIIEQVEHWIASDHWQQNEKVPSVRQLAEDLEVNPTTIQRAYSILEQQEILISQRGIGKFVTDKADKITDLRFRLIEAHLEAFITQLRKLELTQNEREHIIERIVRSADE comes from the coding sequence ATGCATGTGAATTATGACGGGAACAGACCCATTTATCAACAAATCATCGAGCAAGTTGAACATTGGATAGCCAGTGATCATTGGCAGCAAAACGAAAAAGTACCATCAGTTAGACAATTAGCGGAGGACTTAGAAGTGAACCCGACAACGATTCAACGAGCCTATAGTATTTTAGAACAACAAGAAATTTTGATCAGTCAGAGAGGGATTGGTAAGTTCGTGACAGATAAAGCCGATAAAATTACAGATTTACGTTTTCGATTGATTGAAGCTCATTTGGAAGCCTTTATCACTCAATTAAGAAAGCTAGAGTTAACTCAGAATGAAAGGGAGCATATCATTGAACGGATTGTGAGGAGTGCAGATGAATAA